A stretch of Comamonadaceae bacterium M7527 DNA encodes these proteins:
- a CDS encoding AraC family transcriptional regulator produces MPNKIRTTPRQIKPELEHVFSRSPKLGYEAPEDTGMVRCLSHGFPTPLARWHFHDEYELHLITETSGKAFIGDWIGPFQPGHLVLCGPRLPHNWISLDLPQDGVQTRDYVIQFDHDPILKAAELLPELLEVLPLLDRARHGIEFFGMGDVALAHWKRVKEARGVGRMAAFFEFLSDLVASSDYRLLSNVQLQGAVHDEVNVELINKVVNRITDNLSEPLSMSEAAEQMGMAESRFSRFFRKATGNNYTDFVNRIRINRACQLLMESDKLVTDICYEVGFNNVANFNRRFLDSKGTTPTDFRRQSATRFGVMPH; encoded by the coding sequence ATGCCTAACAAAATTCGTACTACACCCAGACAAATCAAGCCAGAACTTGAGCACGTCTTTTCACGCTCGCCCAAGCTGGGCTACGAGGCACCAGAAGACACCGGCATGGTGCGCTGCCTTTCGCACGGCTTTCCTACGCCATTGGCACGCTGGCATTTTCATGATGAATACGAGCTACACCTTATTACCGAGACATCTGGCAAAGCCTTTATAGGCGACTGGATAGGCCCATTTCAGCCCGGTCATTTGGTGTTGTGTGGACCACGTTTGCCACACAACTGGATCTCGCTCGATTTGCCACAGGATGGTGTCCAAACACGCGACTACGTCATACAGTTTGACCACGACCCTATCCTCAAAGCAGCTGAGCTGCTGCCCGAGTTGCTGGAAGTGCTGCCACTACTGGACCGAGCTAGGCACGGTATCGAGTTTTTTGGCATGGGCGACGTTGCACTGGCACACTGGAAGCGCGTGAAGGAAGCCAGGGGCGTTGGCCGTATGGCTGCGTTTTTTGAGTTTTTGTCTGACCTGGTGGCTTCTAGCGACTACCGGCTGCTGTCCAACGTTCAGCTGCAAGGCGCGGTGCACGATGAGGTCAATGTTGAGCTGATCAACAAGGTGGTTAACCGCATCACAGACAACCTGTCTGAGCCCTTATCCATGAGTGAAGCCGCCGAGCAAATGGGCATGGCTGAAAGCCGTTTTTCACGTTTTTTCCGCAAGGCCACTGGTAACAACTACACCGACTTCGTGAACCGCATCCGCATCAACCGCGCCTGCCAGTTACTGATGGAGTCTGACAAGTTGGTAACTGACATTTGCTACGAAGTGGGCTTTAACAACGTGGCCAACTTCAACCGCCGCTTTCTTGACTCTAAGGGCACCACACCCACCGACTTTAGACGGCAATCGGCCACACGCTTTGGCGTAATGCCGCACTAG